The Candidatus Ozemobacteraceae bacterium genomic interval GACGCCGCTTCGCAGAAGCGCGTCTTTCATCTCCTGCGCCGCGTCGACGAGGCCGCCGTTCGAGTTGATCTCGAGAATGACGGCCTTGACGTTCTCGCGCCCGGCCCGGCGGATCATTCGCTGCAGAAAGAAGGAAAGCCCGCTGTCGATGTCGCCCGTAATGGGTACGACCAGGACGGTTTCGCCTTTTCCCGACGTCGTCGTCTGGGCGGCGGCCGGGAAGACGGTGAACGCAAGAGCGATGAAAAGAAGAGACAGCAAACCCGCGAGACGGTACAGCCGCCCCGCGGGTCGATTCTCGGTGATGTATATCACGTCGATTACTTCCGCCGCCGCTGCTTGCGCCGGGCTTCGGCCGCCTTGCGCTTCGCTTTCTCGCTGGGCTTCTCGTAGGCGCGCCGCCGCTTGATTTCCTTGATGATGCCGGCCTCCTGGCACTTCTTCTGGAAGCGCTTCAGGGCTTTCTCCAACGGTTCATCCTTCAGAACTCGAACTTCTGCCATATCCTTTCACCCCCCTCCCTGTCGTCGTTTTCACGAGGGGAACATCGTTTCTCCGTCATCAACCCGGCGGCCACTGCATCTGCCGCTTGCCGAGAACATGAAAATGGATGTGACCCACCGATTGTCCACCGTGTTCACCGTGGTTCGTGACGACCCTGAAGCCCTGCTCGAGGCCGAGCTTCGAGGCGACCTGCTGGATGCTCCGGAACACCGGGGCCAGGACCTGGCCGTCGGCCGCGCCCGGCTCGACGAGGCTCGCGATATGCCTGCGCGGTACCGCGAGAACGTGAACCGGTGCCTGCGGATGAAGATCGCGAAACACGACCACGTCGGCATCCTGATACACGACGTCGGCCGGGATCTCGCCCTTCGCAATCCTGCAGAAAATACACGTATCCATAGGTGAAATGCCATACTACCGCATCATCCCCTCCATGTCAACATTCCCGTCACCGGGTCGCGGATTCCCTTCTGGGAACGCACAACGATCACTCGCATACTCAATACCCGTTCGTGCTGAGCCTGTCGAAGCACGAATGCTCTCGAAAAATGTTTTTGAAAAATCCGCTTGACTCGGTACACGCGTTTTGGTAATATAGCCGTATCGCAACGGACGATAACCGGGGCGTGGCGCAGTTGGTAGCGCATCTGGTTTGGGACCAGAGGGCCGCTGGTTCGAGTCCAGTCGCCCCGATTGCTGGAAAATGCGGGAATAGCTCAGTTGGTAGAGCGCCACCTTGCCAAGGTGGATGTCGCGGGTTCAAGTCCCGTTTCCCGCTCTGATCGAAGGCCTTTGGCCGTGAGCGCCTGTAGCTCAGGTGGATAGAGCAACAGCCTTCTAAGCTGTGGGCCAGAGGTTCGAGTCCTCTCAGGCGCGCCGTTCGGTGTCCTGAAGGGTTTTGGCTACGATGGACAGAGTAGCACAATGGTAGTGCACTAGATTGTGGATCTAGCCGTTGCGGGTTCGAGCCCCGTCTCTGTCCCCACCAAAGTAAGCAGGCGCTTGTAGCTCAATTGGATAGAGCAACGGACTTCGGATCCGTAGGCTGAGGGTTCGAATCCTTCCAGGCGCGTATTCGGGCCGTTAGCTCAGAGGCAGAGCACCTGCCTTTTAAGCAGGGAGTCGTTGGTTCGAGTCCAACACGGCTCATCGTTCAATCCTTGGCAATAACACTTCGGCAACGAAGTGTTCGGGCCGTTAGCTCAGCTGGTAGAGCAGCTGACTCTTAATCAGCGGGTCGCAGGTTCGAGTCCTGCACGGCCCACCCGCAAATCCCCGGTGTGCAGACACCGGGGATTTGTTTTTTCCGCCGGTAGCTGGTATGCTTTTACGCAAGAATCCTGATACATCCCTGACGCAGAACGAGGTATATCCATGCGTGCCACGCGCTTCCTGCAGGCCGCTCTTGCCCTGATTCTCTTCGTATCGCCCGCCGTACTGGCCGCAAATGCCAAGCTGCATGTCGACGTCGGTCTGAACCATTTCTACAAAAAGCGGTATCTCGAAGCGTTCAAGGAGTTTCAGACCGCGGCCGAGATCGATCCGAAGTCCGCCGAGGCCCGGTATAACATGGGTCGTGTCTACAAAATCCAGGGGTTTCTCAAGGAAGCCGCGCTCGAGTTCCAAGCTGCGGTCGCGCTCGATCCGAATTACCTCGCCGCGCGTCGCGAGCTCGACGCGATCAAAAGCTACCTGAAACAGGACGTTTCGGCCGCCCTCAAGATCCAGGGCCAAGAAGAAGCCCTTCGCCAGCGCGTGCAGGACGTCGGTACCAATACGGCTGAGAAGCGTGCCCAGGAGCTCCTCCGGCAGGGAAAAAACGAAGCGGCGCTCCAGGCCTTCGTCGAGGCCGTCCGAAGCGACCCGTATAATGCCCGCCTGCATAAAATGGTGGGATTTCTGAGTTTCAAACAGGGCCAGTATGGCACGGCGCTTTCCGCCTACGAGCAGGCGAAGCGCCAAGCCCCCGACGATCCCGAGATCGACTACGCGCTGGGCCTGATTCACCTTCGCACACAGAATTACGAAAAGGCCGTCACCATGCTCGAGCGCGCCCTTTCCGCGACGCCGAACATGATCAAGGCGATCTACGCGCTCGGCGAAGCCTACGAAGGCCTCGGCCGGTATGAAGACGCGACGTTCCAGTTCCGCAAATGCCTCTCGATCGACCCTAATCTGAAGGAAGCACAGAACCGGCTCAGCGACCTTGCGAGCCGTCTCAGTTACTCGTATTTCTCCCGCGGCACGTATTACTACCAGCAGGGCGAGTTCGAAAAAGCCGAGGCGCTGCTTTCCCTGGCCCGGCAGTACGGCGCCCTGACGCCGGACCAGCGTCGTCAGGTCGAAGAGATGACCGGGGCCGCCCGATACTGGGTGGGCAAGAAAAAGGCCGAGGAGGCCGAAAAGGCCGTTCGGCGTGAGATCACGTCCAACGCGTATATCAGCAAGCCCATCAGTATCGGAGACGTCGTCCGGAACCCGGCGGGGTATATCGGCCAGGCCGTCGAGTGGGAGGGGAAAGCTGTGTATGCCGATGAGTCGCGGGGGCGCGAGCGGTATTTCGTGAACATGAACGGGAGCGTGAATCCCGATTCCAACATGGATTACACGTTTGGCATCGTGTTCCCGAAAGACCTGCCGAAGGATCCGCGCGTCAGCGTCTATTCCGTGATCCGGGTCAAGGGCAAGATCATCAAGCTGGAAAAGCTGCTGAACACGTTCACCACAGTCCAAAGCTCGCGCCCGCAGCCGATTATCGAGGCATCCGAGGTTTCCTTCCAGCGCGAAAGCTACCCCGAGGCATTAAATATTCGATACTATTGATATCGGCGGAACGACACGGTTTTCGACCGGCTGTGTGCTGGGTCTGTGTCGTTGCGGGCGAGCTGATACCGGGAAATCTCCCCCAGGTCGTGTCGCGTGAATCCGTCAGCCTCATACAGAGCCG includes:
- the rpsU gene encoding 30S ribosomal protein S21, encoding MAEVRVLKDEPLEKALKRFQKKCQEAGIIKEIKRRRAYEKPSEKAKRKAAEARRKQRRRK
- a CDS encoding histidine triad nucleotide-binding protein gives rise to the protein MDTCIFCRIAKGEIPADVVYQDADVVVFRDLHPQAPVHVLAVPRRHIASLVEPGAADGQVLAPVFRSIQQVASKLGLEQGFRVVTNHGEHGGQSVGHIHFHVLGKRQMQWPPG
- a CDS encoding tetratricopeptide repeat protein, translated to MRATRFLQAALALILFVSPAVLAANAKLHVDVGLNHFYKKRYLEAFKEFQTAAEIDPKSAEARYNMGRVYKIQGFLKEAALEFQAAVALDPNYLAARRELDAIKSYLKQDVSAALKIQGQEEALRQRVQDVGTNTAEKRAQELLRQGKNEAALQAFVEAVRSDPYNARLHKMVGFLSFKQGQYGTALSAYEQAKRQAPDDPEIDYALGLIHLRTQNYEKAVTMLERALSATPNMIKAIYALGEAYEGLGRYEDATFQFRKCLSIDPNLKEAQNRLSDLASRLSYSYFSRGTYYYQQGEFEKAEALLSLARQYGALTPDQRRQVEEMTGAARYWVGKKKAEEAEKAVRREITSNAYISKPISIGDVVRNPAGYIGQAVEWEGKAVYADESRGRERYFVNMNGSVNPDSNMDYTFGIVFPKDLPKDPRVSVYSVIRVKGKIIKLEKLLNTFTTVQSSRPQPIIEASEVSFQRESYPEALNIRYY